The Engystomops pustulosus chromosome 2, aEngPut4.maternal, whole genome shotgun sequence genomic interval TTGTCGGTGTCTATGAGATCcagctgcacaacttggggtctgcTTGAAGTTGGACGCCAATCATTCTATGTATTTAGGCCAAGACCAGCATGGCCCAATGACCTTACACTCCCAAAAGGTCTAATAAGTGTGCTCCAGGAATAGCACAACTCGGGCATACATCATTATCTTCACAACTCATTTGAACAAAACGCAATGTGGTCAGCacggtaattaggcaaatcgcctcttcTCAGTTGTTGTGATGGGTTTGATAACGCCAGGCGTGTACGCACCCTCagtggaaaagtccagatagaTCAGGACCTCGCAGCCGTCGATAAATAATGCTGGGTTGTCTCTCACCTTTCGGAGAATAAAGGACTCTACGAAATGGAGCACCCACTGGGTGAGGCTTCAAATGGAAGGCCTGTTCTTCAGAAAATAAGGTGTAGGAGCCTCCTGTAGccagttctcaaaaaagtcagcAGCATGTCAGCCTGAAGCCATCCGGGATGCCACAAATTGATGTTCAGACGCAGCCCGTTGTCCAGGTTGTCGGTTTTACTGAAGAGTTGCGTGACGTTCCGAGTAGCTTACATAATATCACATTACAAAGGAAGCAGTCAAAACTTCTGGTTCTGCCGTCCAACTCCCTTCACATCCCAGATCTAGCAAAAAATACAcagttttttacaatttttacaatttGTGCAGCAATTGCAGACTTATGCCCTACCCACTATTGGAAAAATACAAAGTATAATGTTTGGCCATACCAGTATCTTTCTAtcagtgaaaagaaaaaaacgaGAAGTGTAAGTGTTTTACCATTGGTAAGGCTGTTCCGGCCATTTACTGTTATTTTTCTACAATAAGTCTCACTCCAGTTTATAAAGTTTAGTTTCTAACTGTAGAGTGATTTGCTAGTTTTGGATAATAATACATTGGTTCTAAAAGTcgtgtcattgggggggggggggcgggttggAGTGTCACTGTGATCCTCAACCTATCAGACCTACTTATCACCAGCATTTACTGGATCCACTCATGTGGTTTTACTTTTCCACCCTGCATAGGGGCTTCCATTTTCTGCCTAGCCATGTGCCTGTGTGTGCCAATAAGCAGAAATAATAGGCTCCATTTGAGTATAAGATCGAGGGCTTTCAAAAGATTTAAACATGTTTCATTATAATTCATTGAATAAAATATCATCTTCATATAATGGACCGTATACTTGAGGGGGGGTCTCTGTGATCCTTACAATTATTTTGTATGGTTCTTATTTTCAAGGTGAAGACCAGATGAATGGCTCCCATCCCTCGCTTCCACCATCTCCCCATGATGAAGAAGTACATAATCAATTACAAATTGGTAAAAATAGAACTGGACAAAGTCTACCAAATATATTATGTGATCTTTCTATTCCTGAGAAGAGTCATAGAGAAAAAGGACCTTTTCCATGTACACAATGTGAGAAGAGCTATACCCAGAAATCACATCTCgttcaacatcagagaattcacacaggagagaagccatttccatgtttggaatgtgggaaaagttttaactATAAATCAGTACTTGTTcaacatcaaagaattcacacaggggagaagccatttccatgtccaCAATGCGGGAAGAGTTTTACCCAGAAATCAGGTCTTATAGAACATCGGAGAACTCATACAGGGGAGAAGCTATTTCCATGCccagaatgtggaaaaagttttacCCATAAAAATGGTCTTGTTCAACATCGGAGAATTCACataggggaaaagccattttcatgttcagaatgtggaaaattgtTTTTCAATAAATCAGCTCTTGTTCAACACCTCGGAATtcacagagaggagaagccatttccatgtcaaGAATGCGGGAAGAGTTTTACCCAAAAATCAGCTCTCAtagaacatcagagaattcacacgggagagaagccattttcatgtccagaatgccGGAAGAGTTTTACCTATAAATCGGGTCTTGTTCAACATCAGAGAATACACACTGGAATTAAACCATttacatgtactgaatgtggaaaatgttttatcagTAAATTAAATCTTGtagaacatcagagaattcacacaggggagaagccattccaaTGTCCAGAATGTGGAAAGAGTTTTACCCAGAAACATGGTCTTTTTCAACatcggagaattcacacaggggagaaaccattctcatgcactgaatgtggaaAGCATTTTATGGAAAAATCAATACTTCTCCAACAtttgaaaattcacacaggggagaaaccattttcatgtccagaatgtgggaattGTTTTACCCAGAAATTCACTCTAATTcagcatcagagaattcacacaggggagaagccattttcatgtccagaatgtgggaagaGTTTTACCCAGAAATCAATTCTTGTTCAGCATCTGAGAATTCACAGAGCGGAAAATcagttttcatgtactgaatgtgggaaatgttttacccaaaaACCAGCTCTGGtagaacatcagagaattcacacgggggagaagccattttcatgtccggaATGTGGGAAGAGATTTATTTATAAATCAGGTCTTATtcaacatcagaaaattcacacaggggagaagccatttccatgtccaGATTGTGGGAAGAGTTTTATGGACAAACCAGGACTTGTTCAACatcggagaattcacacaggggtgaaGCTATTTTCATGTACGGAATGAAAGAAATCCTCTACACAGAACTACTCAAAGGTCGTCAGGTCACTCCATCCTCCTCCCGATGTATGTGCTGATGATTTCCTCTACTGTACTTGGGATTATTTTTGTGATTCTTTTAAAAAATCCCAGAAAGATTTATATAAGAGCTaccgccactttaataaatctgaaaagcagCGGATCTCCAGTCAGTCATAGAATTGTCGTAAGGAGCCCCCTAATGATAAATATCTCCTATAGAATAACCTCCACATAACCATATATATTCCCGAGACCAGACACCTGTAACATTGCCAGGATCTCCGTTGTGTTTTATAGATGGAGGCACCAGCAAGCAATGATGATTCCAAGTGTAATTTTTGTATGAACAATATATAAGTATATTTTTTCCTTGCTATACGTTCTCATACGTCCTGGATACTAAGATCTGTAACTTTTTAATGATGGCACCTTGAACCACAGTTTTGCTGTGATCTAAAAGAGGAGGTGATACCGATCCAAAATGATATCCCTCCGTGTGCCCCTCCCGCCCCCTCGCTGCCAGGCACAGAGACTCCACTGGAAATTTCAGGGCCCCTGACTGGGAAATTTAGTGGAGCCCCAACCACACATTAGTTTACCATCTTATACTACCGCATCACATTCACAGGTTTAAGACTTTCACAGACCTTGGACTGTAAAGAAATTGTGGCCTCCCGAatattctagagcagtgatggcgaaccttctagagaccgaaatccacttattttaccgtgaagtgccaacatgaaattttaagcagtaacttattgctacctgttcattcacatctttcaattgtattggctgcctgaggccaccagaaggagggcaaattcagattatcattgtagcttctctccagggtctctctgtacaggaagaatggtgggtcagcaggaggacctccaaatatattgcagttctgtcaaagcATTCTGATTTTTCCCAGGgacatagaaagggctctgagtgccacctctggcacacgtgccacaggttcgccaccactgttctagtggTTATAAATGATCTGTTTTGTGCAAAATAcagtaatataacaaaacttgTCACATCGATAACATAACTAAACGTATTACATGGGGACAGTACCAAAAGcaaccttactacatggatacAGCAACGGAACTAAGCTAACTACATAGATATAGTACcataaccaagattactacatgaaTATGTTACCAAAACAAAATTACAACAAAGTTACTTTACCAAACCCAAAAGAAATACAGAGAAGTAGAACCTGAAACAAGGTCACTAGTTAGATACATTTCCAGAACCAATATTACACAAatatatgttaccagaaccaacattcctatgtggttacattatcaaaaCCAAGATTACCATCTAGCTGCGAAGGCAGAATCTAATACAGatacaatgggtcacatttacttacccggtcctgtcgtgattcccgctgtgtgttgtccgtCGATCATGGACTCcatcgcgattcacaaagatcgtgcgtccaatttcctgcatgtgtcgcttccccgctcaggtccgccggagttcaccttctcttcGTCTGACGCAacccccccctgatttctctcgcatgaaagccggcaccatagcgccaaattccgatcacgtgcgacgcaATCCCCTTCGAAACCCCTGTCCCGGCAGCGCGATCCtagaaaagtcgggaaacccgacgaaaatgcagccgcgggacccttagtaaataagccccaatatattggcaatatgctgcaatacaataTATTGTATCACATATCAGACCCTGGTGTATATACATACGGTGTAAGCTATAAGTATGAAGTCTCTAAgtctctaattattattattgtaatatccctgtacatgtCCTGGGATCTTACATAGTGACAGCAGGACATGAAAtgggtcctgtatattacacctcaTAAGCTCGGGAAACTACGAGCACTTTCCCCACTGATGTACAGAGTGCACCCGATTCATGGAGACCAGAGCACGCTCTTCATGAATTTTGCGCACCCTGGCCGGACaccgggagctaaggctactccacgccccagtagcctctgcaggtaatttacatattactaaaataatgttttgTAACAAGTTAGTTTTCAgggttattacattacagattagggcagaggcagcaggaatctaccatcacatctactgctGATAGCACATCTACTGCTGATGGCACATGTACTGCTGATGGCACATGTACTGCTGATGGCACATGTACTGCTGATGGCACATGTCCTGCTGATGGCGCATCTACTGCTGATGGCGCATCTACTGCTGATGGTGCATCTACTGCTGATGGTGCATCTACTGCTGATGGCGCATCTACTGCTGATGGCACATCTACTGCGGATGGCGCATCTACTGCTGATGGCGCATCTACTGCTGATGGCACATCTACTGCTGATGGCACATCTACTGCTGATGGCACATGTCCTGCTGATGGCGCATCTACTGCCGATGGCGCATCTACTGCTGATGGCACACGTCCTGCTGATGGCACATCTACTGCTGATGGCACACGTCCTGCTGATGGCGCATCTACTGCTGATGGCGCATCTACTGCTGATGGCGCATCTACTGCTGATGGCACATGTCCTGCTGATGGCGCATCTACTGCTGATGGCACACGTCCTGCTGATGGCGCATCTACTGCCGATGGCGCGTCTACTGCCGATGGCGCGTCTACTGCTGATGGCGCATGTActgctgatggtagattcctcatggtaggtttccattaaaagggttaggccctatccacgggggagacagatcacaaaaacgaggggtccaatggggcccCACATACCGCAACcaaccccttgtcgctccgtcagactaatggagtagaTGGCTACATGATCGTTCTGCTCCACTAATCTCCATAGAGCTgacaaggggtctgacggaggtacattGGGCCCCATCGGACGCCTTGTTTCCttgatctgcaggggtctcagcacagcatggatagggcctaacttgtgttcgtgggaaaacccctttaatattaatcCTTGCTCGGGGTTCTATATATAAAGACTTAATGTGCATTAGCAAAGTGTCACCAAGACTGCACCTTCTAAGAAACCCCCGTCCACACGGTCACATTGTGTAACATAGAGAAAGTGATCTCTCTTCCCCCATGGGAGGGGATGATACCATCTTGGTGTAGATGGGCTCGGGCTTGATGGTGCAGAGTAGAAGCAGAGAAAGGGGATTCTCGGTCTGCTACATCATCAGCTGAGAGGTGAGAAAAGTGGGAATCCCTGAGACAGTCAGTGATCTAGAGAGATTGGGGCAGaagtctatggggctcatttattaagggtccgaatgccgcactttagccgggtttcccaaatatttccgatttgcgccgaattaccccgggattttggcgcacgcgatcagattgtggcacatcggcatcggttttcacgcaacagaaatgggagggggggcgtggctgtcagacaacacaacggattcggaaaaaaaacagcggaatttaaaaaagaatttgtgtcgcaagatcagcacttacatgcactgggacgaagaaggtgaactcctgcggacctgagcgcagcagcgacacctggtggatatcaatcgcacgatcttagtgaataccagcagacctgaatcctcgtcggacaacgcaccgcgggatcgcaacagggccgggtaagtaaatgagccccaatgtcttcattTCTGCCAAAGccattttttcagttttgcgttttcattttacaTTCCCCACATTCGAAAatctataatttatttttttttcgcatgtaaagagctgtgtgaggtctcgttttctgtgtaacaaagtgcaatattccctgccgtgtactgggaagctgctaaattccaaatgcagtgagattgCGGAAAAATCGCATTTGCTCTGTTTTCTTGAGGGTTTGGTTTTTACCAAATAacaagtctatatactacaggggggacatgatggctatatactacaggggggacaggatggctatatactataggggggacaagatggctatgtactacaggggggacaggatggctatatactataggggggacaagatggctatgtactacaggggggacaggatggctatatactataggggggacaagatggctatgtactacaggggggacgggatggctatatactacaggggggacaggatggctatatactacaggggggacaggatggctatatactacaggggggacaggatggctatatactacagggggacatgatgactatatactaccagggggacaggatggctatatactacaaggggacaggatggctatatactacaaggggacagggtggctatatactacagggggacaggatggctatatactataggggggtaggatggctatatactacacgggggtaggatggctatatactacagggggacaggatggatatatactacagggggaaaggatggctatatactacaaggggacagggtggctatatactacagggggacaggatggctatatactataggggggacAGGATGGCTATACAGTACACGGGgcagaatggctatatactacacggggggtaggatggctatatactacagggggacaggatggctatacactacacagggcaggatgactatatactacaccggggcaggctggctatatactacatgggggtaggatggctatacactacagcagtgatggcgaaccttttagagatcgagtgcccaagctacaaccaaaatccacttatttaccgtgaagtgtcaacatggcattttaagcagcaacttattgctacctgttcttccacatctatcaattgtatcggccccttaATACAGATTATAGAGGGAGGAcacattcagaccatcattgtagcttctctccagggtctctctgtatagtaagaATGAAGTGTCCAGCAGGAGAATCTccgaagataatgcagttctatcaacactttctcacttttcccacaattccaaacagtcaatgaagtgtcgttttGAAATTGCactgattgcagcatctcttaaattgcctgggactgcaggaagatttggtgaatttggtcctgtttggtgagctctgtcttaggttatattcacactgccgctgcccgcccgtaccataccgtagcgggcaacggcagtgcacggggagaggaggaggaggtgagcgcagctcacccccgcccctctccataggaagtactGGCGCACGGAGCCGTAAttcgggtaaagataggacaggtcctatctttttcccgggtacggagcggtacggtacgTGTtcagcactgtaccgctcccgtagggcgccgtgcacccattgccgtctgtggaggacgtatatcggctgtatatacgtcctccatacgttagtgtgaatgtagccttagggtcaatggcctgagtgcccacagaaagggctctgagtgccacctctgggaccTGTGCcaaaggttcaccaccactgctctatactgtactgctgtgactactacacagccagacatctcctgcactgtccatcatgctctatactgtactgctgtgattactattacacagccagacatctcctgcactgcccatcatgctctatactgtactgctgtgactactacacagccagacatctcctgccctgtccatcatgctctatactgtactgctgtgactactactacacagccagacatctcctgcactgcccatcatgctctatactgtactgctgtgactactacacagccagacatctcctgccctgtccatcatgctctatactgtactgctgtgactactactacacagccagacatctcctgcactgcccatcatgctctatactgtactgctgtgactactacacagccagacatctcctgccctgtccatcatgctctataccagcgatggcgaacctatggcactggtgccagaggtggcactcggagccctttctgtgggcactcaggccatcaccagagatgactccaggtatctagGGGTGTCTATTCACCTTGGAGACTGTATATCTTTGGTGCCCAGGTAATGGTCTTACAAGATTTTACCATTCATGATCACCTCTATTGTATTGTTGTTGATGTAGGCACCTTAGAGTAACTTTACTCATGCACTAATATCCCTTCATTGTTTCAGCCTCCTTGTTGTTTTTAGATTTTCCTTTCCAGCATCAACTGGCTATCTCCCCATGTAACAATGTCTGTCTTGTACAATTTTTGTATGATCTTTTTTATCAAAATAAAGTGTTTTTCATATTATTACTAGACTCTGTGCAAATCTGGTTTTCTTTCTTGAGTAGGTTGTGTATATCCAATACCAGTTACAGGTTACCCCGAACCTCTAATTCAGAGGATTCTGGGATACTATTCCATCTCAGTTTTAATTGTTCTTAGAGAAtattatcttcctgcagtcccagacagcccaggacttgctgtgcacagagctattttaaccccttcacgctccgcggcggatatatccgccacggagcgcagtgacttagcgctcagtggcggatatatccgccacggcgcctatgccggctcggctctggatcagagccgaaccggcatcgggaaacacggggtgccggctgtaactaatagccggcaccccagtgtaacacccgcgatcggagttgtctccgatcgcgggtgcttaaccctttagatgccgcggtcagcgcgaccgcggcatctaacaagcatctggggtgtctttcccccacgatcggcccccccgaaccgttttcggggggcgccgatcgttgctatagtaactctggggtccgatctggaccccagagttactagcaagaattgccagtaagatggcgtctgtgacgtcatcttactggcaaagtgccagcctatgcaagtgcataggctgacactgataatactctgcaatacatcagtattgcagaatattatcatgaacaagcaatcagaggattgcttgttcatatcccatggtataaaagtaaaaaagtaaaaaaaaaagttattcaataaaaaaataaagtcataaatcactaaaaatgcccaaaacccccaaaacatataaagagacatataactcaaaaaaaaagtctaaatcataacacaaaccccacatatatagtatcaccgcgtccgtaacaacccgtagaataaaagtaaatcattattgaacccccacgataaacgccgtaaaaaaaaactgttataaaccctccaaaaattatgatttttaccttttcaatcccacaaaaaatgctataaaatgcgaccaaaaaaccatgtgtacttagacatgatactggtgcaaagtacaacatgtcccgcaaaaaacaagccatcaaccagctccgtagccaaaaacgtaacaaagttatgccacttggaagacggcaatacataaatgatagatttttccccacattagggttttgtttgacaaatttagtaaaacgtaagaaaatatattcaagtctggtatccccgtaatcgtatcgacccatagaataaagataacaggattattagtctatacggtgaacaccaaaaaaaaaagagtaaaaaatccagtacagaattgatgcttttctactcctgccctcaaaaaaagttcctaaattttcaacaataggtgataccaaccccaaaatggtaacaatggaaaaagcatctcatcccgcaaaaaaaatgccgtcacatggccccaataacggaaaagcgaaaattttatagccttcaaaaggggccaatgaggacactaaaatcctggcagctgcagggcgctccttcccttctgcgtctcgctgtgcgcccataaaacaagtcacagccacatgtggggggtctttgtactcaggagaaattgcagaacaaattgtatggtgggttttctctttttatattttggaaatgtgtaaattttagtgctaaatgaacgtataagggaacagtatgaccattctaaatttcacctccattttgattcaattactatgaagatctcaaggggttaacaatcttcgtaaaagctgtttctgatagcttgaggggtgcagatttgaaaatgggttggttatatagggggttttgatgctaaatatgtaaaatttcattcaaaactgtatttatccccaaaatagtcaattctgaaaatccggaaaagcgatattctatttgtaagccgcgtgacgtcaaaataaattatccagacatttcagaaattatgaaaatgtaaagtagacaaatggaaaatgttattcagcaacttatttaggtggtaaatctatctgcctgaaaacgcaatgatttagaatttcgaaaatggcaaatttttcaaaaaatttatcatattttcttttttttgtaaataaacgcaaaacttatcagccaaaatttaccactaaaatgaagtacaacatgtggggaaaaaacaatctcagaatcgttttgataagtaacagtgttcaaaagttataaccatataaagcgacgcaggtcagaatccaaaaaatcgggctgagccttaagctgtaaaatggctgcgtccttaaggggttaaagtgacagctctacctgggactattttctgctgtattggtgtcctcaggtgctggtatcaatgaaaactgtgacagagaagggagtataa includes:
- the LOC140119790 gene encoding uncharacterized protein isoform X4, which translates into the protein MVKGPPRINKDKNQMAARILELTLEIISLITGEDYTVVKKSSGECVTPRVSGGWTQSPITEPPPHSLIHGQKILELTSRITELLSGEVPIRCQDVTVYFSMEEWEYIEGHKDQYKDIMMEDHQPLTSPDGSSQRNPPERCPSSGDSRDIKEEPEENVPLDHQESCGGRRSGEEIPSSVTEEGEDQMNGSHPSLPPSPHDEEVHNQLQIGKNRTGQSLPNILCDLSIPEKSHREKGPFPCTQCEKSYTQKSHLVQHQRIHTGEKPFPCLECGKSFNYKSVLVQHQRIHTGEKPFPCPQCGKSFTQKSGLIEHRRTHTGEKLFPCPECGKSFTHKNGLVQHRRIHIGEKPFSCSECGKLFFNKSALVQHLGIHREEKPFPCQECGKSFTQKSALIEHQRIHTGEKPFSCPECRKSFTYKSGLVQHQRIHTGIKPFTCTECGKCFISKLNLVEHQRIHTGEKPFQCPECGKSFTQKHGLFQHRRIHTGEKPFSCTECGKHFMEKSILLQHLKIHTGEKPFSCPECGNCFTQKFTLIQHQRIHTGEKPFSCPECGKSFTQKSILVQHLRIHRAENQFSCTECGKCFTQKPALVEHQRIHTGEKPFSCPECGKRFIYKSGLIQHQKIHTGEKPFPCPDCGKSFMDKPGLVQHRRIHTGVKLFSCTE